In Haloplanus rubicundus, one DNA window encodes the following:
- a CDS encoding iron transporter produces MKRRALLRAGALAGSLSLAGCSSLIETRTVGVPPIPENRPDGIYHPSHVEGMAMAGTATSGDYAVGLFYSYPHRFWNVNGDSTSLTDIESDDAVHLMASVWDPETETVLPETGLSLEIGRDGSLVSQEAIYPMLSQPMGFHYGANFGLEGDGTYTVRLSVGAVSTRRTGAFVDRFDDPVTVEIPFEYSEAAKNEIPFERFDEEAATPGAVDPMSMDMLPNAFAPLESNLPGTVLGSDTSNDARLVVAALESPPEGIAGDGTYLAVSARTRYNRMVIPAMGLSGTLTRDGGTVYDGSFDRTLDPDIGYHYGAVVDGVESGDSLTLSVDVQPQTARHEGYETAFGGLMGGMPDVTINVP; encoded by the coding sequence ATGAAGCGCCGCGCGCTGCTTCGAGCGGGCGCCCTCGCCGGGTCGCTGTCGCTCGCCGGCTGTTCCAGCCTGATCGAGACGCGGACGGTGGGCGTACCGCCGATTCCCGAGAACCGCCCGGACGGCATCTACCACCCGAGCCACGTCGAGGGGATGGCGATGGCGGGCACAGCGACGAGCGGCGACTACGCGGTCGGTCTCTTCTACAGCTACCCTCACCGGTTCTGGAACGTCAACGGCGACTCCACCTCGCTGACCGACATCGAGAGCGACGACGCCGTTCACCTGATGGCGAGCGTCTGGGACCCCGAGACGGAGACGGTCCTCCCCGAGACCGGCCTGTCGCTCGAAATCGGCCGCGACGGCTCGCTCGTCTCGCAGGAGGCCATCTACCCCATGCTCTCCCAGCCCATGGGCTTTCACTACGGCGCGAACTTCGGGCTGGAGGGCGACGGCACCTACACGGTTCGGCTGAGCGTCGGCGCGGTGTCGACCCGTCGGACCGGCGCCTTCGTCGACCGGTTCGACGACCCGGTGACCGTCGAGATTCCGTTCGAGTACAGCGAGGCGGCGAAAAACGAGATTCCGTTCGAGCGGTTCGACGAGGAGGCGGCCACGCCGGGCGCCGTCGATCCGATGTCGATGGACATGCTCCCGAACGCCTTCGCCCCCCTCGAATCCAACCTGCCGGGGACGGTGCTGGGGTCGGACACGAGCAACGACGCCCGACTCGTCGTGGCCGCGCTGGAGTCGCCCCCTGAGGGGATTGCGGGAGACGGCACCTACCTCGCCGTCTCGGCGCGCACGCGCTACAATCGGATGGTGATCCCGGCGATGGGGCTGTCGGGAACGCTCACCCGAGACGGCGGGACGGTCTACGACGGATCGTTCGACCGGACGCTCGACCCCGACATCGGCTACCACTACGGCGCCGTCGTCGACGGCGTCGAGTCGGGCGACTCGCTCACGCTGTCGGTCGACGTCCAGCCCCAGACGGCGCGCCACGAGGGGTACGAGACGGCCTTCGGCGGCCTCATGGGCGGCATGCCGGACGTGACGATCAACGTTCCCTGA
- the artA gene encoding archaeosortase A — protein MAGPLTDALAWLVVGLFLAGTVLRWRTSDHSRTVMVSAWGVFALFWAALVPHFAFVQKSFVEGFLSLAAVPASLYVGYLLYQGRDSLFVLSRAVAVMGVVYLPFETIPALTVGGLSLPAPRHVLISHTTAQTEWAMELLGYTPTLVEGDQGYLNTFKFVTDGGHIILFSIILACTGLGSIAIFVGLIAAVEAPLGRKLRALAIAVPIIYVLNIARTTFIGIVFGKQYMQWFVDEVLFLFGGTDPYKVSFYLSDRVISQMLAVVALVGVTYLVVRELPELLTIVEDVLYIVTREEYDLREALDLPEQGELGPGAD, from the coding sequence ATGGCTGGCCCTCTCACCGACGCTCTCGCGTGGCTCGTCGTCGGTCTTTTCCTCGCCGGGACGGTCCTTCGGTGGCGGACGAGCGATCACTCGCGGACGGTGATGGTCTCCGCGTGGGGCGTCTTCGCCCTCTTCTGGGCGGCGCTCGTCCCCCACTTCGCGTTCGTCCAGAAGAGCTTCGTCGAGGGCTTCCTCTCGCTCGCGGCCGTCCCCGCCTCGCTGTACGTGGGCTACCTGCTGTATCAGGGCCGTGACTCCCTTTTCGTCCTCTCGCGGGCCGTCGCCGTCATGGGTGTCGTCTACCTCCCCTTCGAGACGATTCCGGCGCTCACGGTCGGTGGTCTCTCCCTTCCCGCCCCCCGTCACGTCCTCATCTCCCACACGACGGCCCAGACGGAGTGGGCGATGGAGTTACTCGGCTACACCCCGACGCTCGTCGAGGGGGATCAGGGCTATCTCAACACGTTCAAATTCGTCACCGACGGCGGGCATATCATCCTGTTTTCCATCATCCTCGCCTGTACGGGGCTGGGAAGCATCGCCATCTTCGTCGGCCTGATCGCCGCCGTCGAGGCGCCGCTGGGCCGGAAGCTCCGCGCGCTCGCCATCGCCGTCCCCATCATCTACGTGCTCAACATCGCGCGGACGACGTTCATCGGCATCGTGTTCGGCAAGCAGTACATGCAGTGGTTCGTCGACGAAGTCCTCTTCCTGTTCGGCGGCACCGACCCCTACAAGGTCTCCTTTTACCTCTCGGATCGGGTGATCAGTCAGATGCTCGCGGTCGTCGCCCTCGTCGGCGTCACCTACCTCGTGGTTCGGGAACTGCCCGAACTCCTCACCATCGTCGAGGACGTCCTCTACATCGTCACGCGCGAGGAGTACGACCTCCGCGAGGCGCTCGACCTGCCCGAACAGGGCGAACTCGGTCCGGGTGCCGACTGA